Proteins from one Escherichia coli genomic window:
- the emtA gene encoding membrane-bound lytic murein transglycosylase EmtA translates to MKLRWFAFLIVLLAGCSSKHDYTNPPWNAKVPVQRAMQWMPISQKAGAAWGVDPQLITAIIAIESGGNPNAVSKSNAIGLMQLKASTSGRDVYRRMGWSGEPTTSELKNPERNISMGAAYLNILETGPLAGIEDPKVLQYALVVSYANGAGALLRTFSSDRKKAISKINDLDADEFLDHVARNHPAPQAPRYIYKLEQALDAM, encoded by the coding sequence GTGAAATTAAGATGGTTTGCCTTTTTGATTGTGTTATTAGCGGGTTGTTCATCAAAGCATGACTACACGAACCCGCCGTGGAACGCGAAAGTTCCGGTGCAACGTGCGATGCAGTGGATGCCCATAAGCCAGAAAGCCGGTGCAGCCTGGGGCGTCGATCCACAATTGATCACGGCGATTATCGCTATCGAATCGGGTGGTAATCCGAACGCGGTGAGTAAATCGAATGCCATTGGTTTGATGCAGTTAAAAGCTTCAACCTCCGGACGTGATGTTTATCGCCGTATGGGCTGGAGCGGTGAGCCGACGACCAGTGAGCTGAAGAATCCAGAACGTAATATTTCAATGGGGGCGGCTTACCTGAATATTCTGGAAACCGGCCCGCTGGCAGGCATTGAAGATCCGAAGGTACTGCAATATGCGCTGGTGGTGTCATATGCTAACGGGGCAGGTGCGCTGCTACGGACTTTCTCGTCAGATCGGAAAAAGGCGATCAGCAAAATCAACGATCTGGATGCAGACGAGTTCCTCGATCACGTAGCGCGAAATCATCCTGCACCGCAGGCTCCGCGCTATATCTACAAACTTGAGCAGGCACTGGACGCGATGTAA
- the ldcA gene encoding muramoyltetrapeptide carboxypeptidase, producing the protein MSLFHLIAPSGYCIKQHDALRGIQRLTDAGHQVNNIEVIARRCERFAGTETERLEDINSLTKLTTPNTIVLAVRGGYGASRLLADIDWQALVARQQHDPLLICGHSDFTAIQCGLLAQGNVITFSGPMLVANFGADELNAFTEHHFWLALRNETFTIEWQGEGPTCQTEGTLWGGNLAMLISLIGTPWMPQIENGILVLEDINEHPFRVERMLLQLYHAGILPRQKAIILGSFSGSTPNDYDAGYNLESVYAFLRSRLSIPLITGLDFGHEQRTVTLPLGAHAILNNTQEGTQLTISGHPVLKM; encoded by the coding sequence ATGTCTCTGTTTCACTTAATTGCCCCATCGGGTTACTGCATAAAACAACACGATGCGCTGCGTGGTATCCAGCGCCTTACCGACGCGGGTCATCAGGTCAATAATATCGAGGTTATTGCCCGTCGTTGTGAGCGCTTTGCGGGTACGGAAACGGAGCGTCTGGAAGATATCAATTCCCTTACCAAACTGACTACCCCCAACACCATCGTGCTGGCAGTACGTGGCGGTTACGGTGCCAGTCGTTTACTGGCGGATATTGACTGGCAGGCACTGGTGGCTCGCCAACAACATGACCCGTTGCTCATTTGCGGACATAGCGATTTTACCGCCATTCAGTGCGGTCTTCTGGCGCAAGGCAATGTCATCACTTTTAGCGGCCCCATGCTGGTAGCAAACTTTGGCGCGGATGAACTAAACGCCTTTACCGAGCACCATTTCTGGCTGGCGTTACGCAATGAAACCTTCACCATTGAGTGGCAAGGGGAAGGCCCGACATGTCAGACCGAAGGCACGTTATGGGGAGGCAATCTCGCGATGCTGATTTCACTGATTGGTACACCGTGGATGCCGCAAATCGAAAACGGTATTCTGGTGCTGGAAGATATTAATGAGCATCCTTTCCGCGTCGAACGTATGCTGTTGCAGCTCTATCATGCTGGAATTTTGCCACGTCAGAAGGCGATTATTCTCGGTAGCTTTAGCGGCAGCACGCCCAATGATTATGACGCAGGTTACAACCTGGAGTCTGTGTACGCGTTTTTGCGTTCCCGCCTGTCGATTCCACTTATCACCGGCCTCGATTTTGGTCATGAACAACGCACGGTTACGCTGCCATTGGGCGCACATGCCATACTTAATAACACCCAGGAAGGCACTCAGTTGACGATTAGCGGTCATCCTGTTCTTAAAATGTAA